One genomic window of Eggerthella timonensis includes the following:
- a CDS encoding DUF1848 domain-containing protein, with the protein MIVSASRRTDIPRFHFDWLLRRFEEGYALVRNPVARTQVSRVSLAPDAVDCIAFWTKNPAVLLARRDELERATPAPYFVQFTLNAYGADVEAGLPRKAQLLDTFRTLAKAIGPERVVWRYSPILVGGPYDIAHHLHWFEEFAARLEGSTRACRISFLDLYPKIAGRMATLGFSGVPDAEKASLALRLAELGAAHGIDVGGCGDGALDDAGLARAGCIDGGLVERIAGVRAGRAPGAGRRGACRCAPSVDIGTYDTCANGCVYCYANPGTAAAARGAADPWRLRRYDPASPMLCDELGPDDAVVECAAAKLPDAPPRLF; encoded by the coding sequence GTGATCGTCAGCGCGTCGAGGAGGACCGACATCCCGCGGTTTCATTTCGATTGGCTGCTCAGGCGCTTCGAAGAGGGCTACGCGCTCGTGCGCAACCCGGTGGCGCGCACGCAGGTGAGCCGCGTGAGCCTGGCACCCGACGCGGTGGACTGCATCGCGTTCTGGACGAAGAACCCCGCCGTGCTGCTCGCGCGCAGAGACGAGCTGGAGCGCGCGACGCCGGCGCCCTACTTCGTGCAGTTCACGCTCAACGCCTACGGGGCCGACGTGGAGGCCGGCCTGCCGCGCAAGGCGCAGCTGCTCGACACGTTCCGCACGCTCGCGAAGGCGATCGGCCCGGAGCGCGTCGTGTGGCGCTACAGCCCCATCCTCGTGGGCGGCCCCTACGACATCGCGCACCACCTGCACTGGTTCGAGGAGTTCGCCGCGCGCCTCGAAGGCAGTACGCGCGCCTGCCGCATCAGCTTCCTCGACCTGTACCCGAAGATCGCCGGGCGCATGGCGACGCTCGGGTTCTCGGGCGTGCCGGACGCGGAGAAGGCCTCGCTCGCGCTGCGGCTGGCCGAGCTGGGAGCCGCGCACGGCATCGACGTGGGAGGCTGCGGCGACGGCGCGCTCGACGACGCGGGGCTGGCGCGGGCCGGATGCATCGATGGGGGCCTCGTGGAGCGCATCGCGGGCGTGCGGGCGGGTCGCGCGCCGGGCGCCGGTCGGCGGGGAGCCTGCCGCTGCGCGCCGAGCGTGGACATCGGCACGTACGACACGTGCGCGAACGGCTGCGTGTACTGCTACGCGAATCCCGGCACGGCGGCCGCGGCTCGCGGGGCGGCCGATCCCTGGCGCTTGCGGCGCTACGACCCGGCATCGCCGATGCTCTGCGACGAGCTGGGGCCCGACGACGCCGTGGTGGAGTGCGCCGCGGCGAAGCTGCCCGACGCGCCGCCGCGGCTGTTCTGA
- a CDS encoding GNAT family N-acetyltransferase: MQFRRTCACDIDRIMTILADGRASLAALGIDQWQGGYPHRAVIEADAARGDSYVVEDDGVVIATAMIGFAGERDYDRIDEGAWLTSCTSESPCYGVVHRVAVASDVKNRGAATFLLARAEDLARANGSASVRIDTHPGNAPMRRLLAKAGYAQCGIIYIAHAEEGTPERVAYERLV; encoded by the coding sequence GTGCAATTTCGCAGAACCTGCGCATGCGACATCGATCGCATCATGACCATCCTCGCCGACGGGCGCGCCTCGCTGGCCGCGCTCGGCATCGACCAGTGGCAGGGCGGCTACCCGCACCGCGCCGTCATCGAGGCCGACGCGGCGCGCGGCGACTCCTACGTGGTGGAGGACGACGGGGTCGTCATCGCCACGGCCATGATCGGCTTCGCGGGCGAGCGCGACTACGACCGCATCGACGAGGGGGCCTGGCTCACCTCGTGCACGTCCGAGAGCCCGTGCTACGGCGTGGTGCACCGCGTCGCCGTGGCGTCGGACGTCAAGAACCGGGGCGCGGCCACCTTCCTGCTGGCCCGCGCCGAGGACCTGGCGCGCGCGAACGGCAGCGCGAGCGTGCGCATCGACACGCATCCCGGCAACGCTCCCATGCGCAGGCTGCTGGCGAAGGCGGGCTACGCGCAGTGCGGCATCATCTACATCGCCCACGCCGAGGAGGGGACACCCGAGCGCGTCGCCTACGAGCGGCTCGTCTAG
- a CDS encoding GNAT family N-acetyltransferase, with amino-acid sequence MGQTVASAPKQDGAAAARGNHVVRGIVFAALGGICWGFSGTCAQLMTSGFGVPVAWITCVRLLLAAVIFLVVCAVREPRNLLAALRDARSLGRIAAFSLLGVLLTQVSYLSAISYTNAGTGTVLERTGLIVIMAYVCLRTKRLPRVREAIGLVLAIGGTVLIATKGNLGSLAIPAEGLFWGIVSAFALAFYTLLPGKVLEKWGSFIVTGLAMLIGGCVATVAVQPWSIPVDVSPALAGVMFAMVIVGTFAAYLFYLQGITDAGPVRAGLVGCVEPVSATVISAVWLGTSVGVVDIVGCAMIIAMVFLVTEREEGSGGAAAYEGAAYDLPPFQGRATELGYYKARRATRDDFERAKALLEDGHRAMAALGIKEGLKKYPSARRLMRSIDEGKTYVVVSSSSDAEGAGAPADEGRVIGMFALNPQGDPAYAHMTGAKWATEPSSPDDPAYAALHWVTVAADARRRGVGGYILGTAERIAKDAGKISICCDIYEDNVPMRELLLSYGYEFCGNVEIHSRLGRVKRRAVFERVW; translated from the coding sequence ATGGGTCAGACGGTCGCATCTGCCCCCAAGCAGGACGGCGCCGCCGCCGCTCGGGGGAACCACGTGGTTCGGGGCATCGTCTTCGCGGCGCTCGGCGGCATATGCTGGGGCTTCTCGGGCACGTGCGCCCAGCTCATGACGAGCGGCTTCGGCGTTCCCGTCGCCTGGATCACCTGCGTGCGCCTGCTGCTGGCGGCCGTCATCTTCCTCGTGGTGTGCGCCGTGCGCGAGCCGAGGAACCTGCTGGCCGCCCTGCGCGACGCGCGGTCGCTCGGGCGCATCGCCGCCTTCTCGCTCTTGGGCGTGCTGTTGACCCAGGTGAGCTACCTGTCGGCCATCTCGTACACGAACGCGGGCACCGGCACCGTCCTCGAGCGCACGGGCCTCATCGTCATCATGGCCTACGTGTGCCTGCGCACGAAGCGCCTGCCGCGCGTCCGCGAGGCCATCGGGCTCGTGCTCGCCATCGGCGGCACCGTGCTCATCGCCACGAAGGGCAACCTCGGTTCGCTCGCGATCCCGGCCGAGGGCCTGTTCTGGGGCATCGTCTCGGCGTTCGCGCTGGCGTTCTACACGCTGCTTCCCGGCAAGGTGCTGGAGAAGTGGGGCAGCTTCATCGTGACGGGCCTCGCCATGCTCATCGGCGGCTGCGTGGCCACCGTCGCGGTGCAGCCCTGGTCCATACCCGTCGACGTGTCGCCCGCGCTCGCCGGGGTCATGTTCGCCATGGTGATCGTGGGCACGTTCGCCGCCTACCTGTTCTACCTGCAGGGCATCACCGACGCCGGCCCCGTGCGCGCGGGCCTCGTCGGCTGCGTCGAGCCCGTGTCCGCCACGGTGATCTCGGCCGTATGGCTGGGCACGTCGGTTGGCGTCGTCGACATCGTCGGCTGCGCCATGATCATCGCCATGGTGTTCCTCGTCACCGAGCGCGAGGAGGGCTCGGGCGGCGCCGCGGCCTACGAGGGCGCCGCCTACGACCTGCCCCCGTTCCAAGGACGCGCCACCGAGCTGGGCTACTACAAGGCGCGCCGCGCCACGCGCGACGACTTCGAGCGCGCGAAGGCGCTGCTCGAGGACGGCCATCGGGCGATGGCGGCGCTCGGCATCAAGGAGGGCCTCAAGAAGTACCCCTCCGCGCGGCGCCTCATGCGTTCGATCGACGAGGGCAAGACCTACGTCGTGGTGTCCTCGTCGAGCGATGCCGAGGGCGCGGGCGCCCCGGCCGACGAAGGGCGCGTCATCGGCATGTTCGCGCTCAACCCGCAGGGCGACCCCGCCTACGCGCACATGACGGGCGCGAAGTGGGCCACGGAACCGTCCTCGCCCGACGATCCCGCGTACGCGGCGCTGCATTGGGTGACGGTGGCGGCCGACGCGCGAAGACGCGGCGTGGGCGGCTACATCCTGGGAACGGCCGAGCGCATCGCCAAGGACGCGGGGAAGATCAGCATCTGCTGCGACATCTACGAGGACAACGTCCCCATGCGCGAGCTGCTCCTGTCGTACGGCTACGAGTTCTGCGGCAACGTCGAGATCCACTCCCGCCTCGGCCGCGTCAAGCGCCGCGCCGTGTTCGAACGCGTCTGGTAG
- a CDS encoding GNAT family N-acetyltransferase: MAAAAGSRHVARGVVCALAGGICWGFSGTCAQLLMNEYGAPATWITCVRMVIAAVFFLFLTAVRNWRDLVAVFRDWRSLAQIAAFAIFGVLLTQLSYLNAISFTSAGVGTTIEQVGLVLIMLYVCLRAKRLPRLREAAGLVFALGGMLIIATQGEIDQLAIPAEGLAWGLVSAVALTFYTLMPVRVLKKWGSMLVTGLAMLFGGSAASVVVQPWTMPVNLPLGGIAALVAIVIVGTLGAYMLYLQGVNDAGPVKASLLCCVEPVSAMILALVWLRTPVSAWDLAGCALIVVMIFLVTEREPKTGPAAAGEGALSGAYDDDPPLFAGRASVLGYYTSRPAVREDFERAAALLDVGHRTFAELGIDEGRSKKYPSARRLMHSIKNSTTHVIEDAHGRMIALFAVSFSPDKNYERPIEGAWLTDTSARPQPYAELHWVAVDYPARRRGVGMFILDKADQIARAGGRSSIRADVYELNEPMQNLLEKHGYERCGTLVIKDVFGREKRRVCYERLLR, from the coding sequence ATGGCAGCGGCGGCGGGGAGCCGCCATGTTGCGCGCGGTGTCGTGTGCGCTCTCGCGGGCGGCATCTGCTGGGGCTTCTCGGGCACGTGCGCCCAGCTGCTCATGAACGAGTACGGCGCTCCCGCCACGTGGATCACCTGCGTGCGCATGGTCATCGCCGCCGTGTTCTTCCTGTTCCTCACCGCGGTGCGCAACTGGCGCGACCTCGTGGCGGTGTTCCGCGACTGGCGCTCGCTCGCGCAGATCGCGGCGTTCGCCATCTTCGGCGTGCTGCTCACCCAGCTCAGCTACTTGAACGCCATCTCCTTCACGAGCGCGGGCGTGGGCACCACCATCGAGCAGGTGGGCCTCGTGCTCATCATGCTGTACGTGTGCCTGCGCGCGAAGCGCCTGCCGCGCCTGCGCGAGGCGGCCGGCCTCGTGTTCGCGCTGGGCGGCATGCTGATCATCGCCACGCAGGGCGAGATCGACCAGCTGGCCATTCCCGCCGAGGGCCTGGCCTGGGGCCTCGTCTCGGCCGTGGCGCTGACCTTCTACACCCTCATGCCGGTTCGCGTGCTGAAGAAGTGGGGCTCCATGCTGGTGACGGGCCTCGCCATGCTGTTCGGTGGCTCGGCCGCCTCGGTGGTGGTGCAGCCCTGGACCATGCCGGTGAACCTGCCGCTTGGCGGCATCGCCGCGCTCGTGGCCATCGTCATCGTGGGCACGCTGGGCGCCTACATGCTGTACCTGCAGGGCGTGAACGACGCGGGCCCCGTGAAGGCGAGCCTTCTGTGCTGCGTCGAGCCCGTGTCGGCCATGATCCTCGCGCTCGTGTGGCTGCGCACGCCGGTGAGCGCCTGGGACCTTGCGGGATGCGCGCTCATCGTGGTCATGATCTTCCTCGTCACCGAGCGCGAGCCGAAGACGGGGCCGGCCGCGGCGGGCGAGGGCGCGCTTTCGGGAGCCTACGACGACGACCCGCCGCTGTTCGCGGGCCGTGCGTCGGTGCTGGGCTACTACACGAGCCGCCCGGCCGTGCGCGAGGACTTCGAGCGCGCTGCTGCGCTGTTGGACGTGGGGCACCGGACGTTCGCGGAGCTCGGCATCGACGAGGGCCGCAGCAAGAAGTACCCCTCGGCGCGCCGTCTCATGCACAGCATCAAGAACTCCACGACGCACGTCATCGAGGACGCCCACGGCCGCATGATCGCCCTGTTCGCTGTATCGTTCTCGCCGGACAAGAACTACGAGCGACCTATCGAGGGCGCATGGCTCACCGATACGTCCGCCCGTCCGCAGCCGTACGCGGAGCTGCACTGGGTGGCGGTCGATTACCCGGCGCGCCGCCGCGGCGTGGGCATGTTCATCCTCGACAAGGCCGACCAGATCGCCCGCGCCGGCGGTCGGTCGAGCATCCGCGCCGACGTCTACGAGCTGAACGAGCCCATGCAGAACCTCCTCGAGAAGCACGGCTACGAGCGCTGCGGCACCCTCGTGATCAAGGACGTGTTCGGTCGCGAGAAGCGTCGCGTGTGCTACGAGCGGCTGTTGCGCTGA
- a CDS encoding alcohol dehydrogenase encodes MSVQSREKIALAVFAALIVLSLLGLGWYLIAGHSWNVAASNIDDTFGSMDGYTAIVYEGTAMPKAAGEREAGGAGASGAAGKQAPGAADPAASDDDARKDPASKGAEPQSDADADARELPEGDAAADDAPGADEGAVSAGTGTLANGASSKAKPTVTVDEAQKSYEDKKATVFSLDTVDLEQYGEGTILKKGDHRFGVFSVTEPTTVRAIEKQVAYFAKHKVDFIVAITPDKEYVEDASGIDIVVSTQDEDLFVMGETIDGTFYVDAPEVGKVGTILISPSNVVSAKVIEEL; translated from the coding sequence ATGTCGGTTCAATCACGCGAGAAAATAGCATTGGCGGTGTTCGCCGCCTTGATCGTGCTGAGCCTCCTCGGCTTGGGATGGTACCTGATTGCCGGGCACTCGTGGAACGTGGCCGCGTCCAACATCGACGACACCTTCGGCAGCATGGACGGCTACACGGCCATCGTGTACGAGGGCACCGCCATGCCGAAGGCGGCAGGCGAGCGGGAAGCGGGCGGCGCGGGGGCGAGCGGGGCTGCGGGCAAGCAGGCGCCTGGCGCGGCCGATCCTGCGGCCTCCGACGACGATGCGCGGAAGGATCCCGCGTCGAAGGGTGCCGAGCCGCAATCCGACGCCGATGCCGATGCGCGGGAGCTTCCCGAGGGCGATGCCGCGGCCGACGACGCGCCCGGCGCGGACGAGGGCGCCGTGAGCGCGGGCACGGGAACGCTAGCGAACGGCGCGTCCTCGAAGGCCAAGCCGACCGTGACCGTGGACGAGGCCCAGAAGAGCTACGAGGACAAGAAGGCCACCGTGTTCTCCCTCGACACCGTCGACCTCGAGCAGTACGGCGAGGGCACCATCCTCAAGAAGGGCGACCACCGCTTCGGCGTGTTCAGCGTGACCGAGCCCACCACGGTGCGGGCCATCGAGAAGCAGGTGGCGTACTTCGCCAAGCACAAGGTCGACTTCATCGTGGCGATCACGCCCGACAAGGAGTACGTCGAGGACGCCTCGGGCATCGACATCGTCGTGTCAACCCAGGACGAGGACCTGTTCGTGATGGGCGAGACCATCGACGGCACGTTCTACGTGGACGCCCCCGAGGTGGGCAAGGTGGGCACCATCCTCATCTCGCCCAGCAACGTCGTGTCGGCGAAAGTCATCGAAGAGCTGTGA